CTGCTCCAAGACCGCGGAACTGGTCTTTCAGGACTGCCGGGTGCCAAAGGAAAATCTGTTGGGGGGGGAAGAGGGGCTGGGATTTATCCAGACGATGAGGACATTTGACCGAACAAGACCGGGTGTGGGCGCGCAGGCGGTTGGCATCGCTCAAGGTGCGCTTGATGAGGCGCTGGAATATGCCAAGACCAGGGTTCAGTTTGGACAGCCGATTGCCAGTTTCCAGGCGATTCAGCTGATGCTGGCGGATATGGCAATTCAGATTGAGGCGTCAAGGGCGCTGGTCTATGAGGCGGCGCGGGCAGCAGATGCCGGGGTAAAAAACATCTCGGGTCTTGCCGCGATGGCAAAGGTGATGGCCTCTGATACGGCGATGCGGGTGACCACCGATGCGGTGCAAATCTTAGGTGGTTATGGTTATATGAAGGATTATCCGGTGGAGAAGATGATGCGTGATGCCAAGATTACCCAGATTTATGAGGGCACAAACCAGATTCAGAGGCTAATCATCGCTTCGGAATTGATTAAGGGGACACTTTGGTAAAAATGAAGAAGATTGCGGATGTGGCTGTAATTGGTGCTGGACCTGCCGGTTATGTGGCGGCAATCAGGCTCGCGCAATTGGGTAAGAAGGTGGTGGTGATTGAAGAGGCAAAGGTGGGCGGGGTTTGTCTTAACTGGGGCTGTATCCCGGTGAAGGCGCTCCTTCATTCTGCCAGTATTATCCGCAACGCCCTTGAGGCAAGGTTAATGGGCATCGGGTTTAATCCCCCAACCATTGACTTTGTCAGTCTCGGTTCGTGGAAGGGACGGATTGTTGAAAGGCTGGGAAGGGGGATTGAGTTTCTCTTCAAGAACAACGGGGTGGAACTCATTCGCGGCCGGGCAAAGGTTCTAAGTCCGGGAAAGGTATTAGTGATGACTCCCGAGGAAGTTGAGATTCAAGCCAAAAACATCATTGTTGCCACTGGTTCTGAACCCTTGCCTTTGCCAGGGTATGAGTTTGACCACCAGCGGATAATTGATTCCAGCGATGCCCTCAATCTGGTTGAGTTGCCCAAAAGTATCGTGATTGTGGGTGCGGGTGCGGTTGGTCTGGAGTTTGCCACAATTTTTCAGCGTCTGGGTGTAAAGGTGACGGTTCTTGAGGTGTGTGACCAGATTTTACCTGGAATCGACAGGGAGATTGCAGTTTTACTTCAGCGCGAACTGGAACGGGAAGGGGTCGAGTTCAGGCTAAATGCGAAAGGGGTCAGGTGTCAGAAGGAAAACGGCGGCGTTGATGTCTTGTGGGATGTTAATGAAGAAGAGAATAAACAGCACGCAGATAAGGTTTTGATAGCGGTGGGAAGAAAGCCAAGGAGCACAGGTCTTGGGCTTGAAGAGGCTGGGGTCAAGATGGATGAGCGGGGGTTCATAATCACTCACGACAATTTTGAGACTGACGCAGAAGGGGTTTTCGCGATTGGTGATGTTCGGGGTGGTCCTCTCCTCGCCCACAAGGCGATGTATGAGGGTCTCTGCCTCGCAGAAGGCATCGGTCAAGGAGTCTTTTCTTCATCCACAACCTGTCCAAATGTTATTTACACCGACCCTGAATGTGCGAGTGTTGGACTCACCGCGACTGAGGCGGAGAAGCAAAGACTCAAGGTGAAGGTCGTTAAGGTCCCGGCAAACGCCATCGGCAGGTCATTGACCTTAGGTAAGCCCTCAGGTCTATGCAAGGTTGTTGCTGAAGAAAGGTCCGGACGGATCTTAGGGGTTCACATCCTTGCACCTCAGGCTGATGTCCTGATTGCCGAGGGGACGCTTGCGGTAGAACTCGGGCTCACCGCGGCAGATATGGGCAGGGTCATTCATCCCCATCCGACAATGAGCGAGCTGTTATTTGAGGCGGCTCACCTCCTCTTAGGGAGTGCAATCCACATCCTTAACAGATAGTCCATGGTTCTTAGATTTAGTTTTTGGTTATTAGAACTATAAATTTCAAACTATAAACATTACCGTGGCGGTTCTGATTGAACTGGGCAGGGTTGATTATCTTGAGGCGCTGAAGATACAACGGGAAATCCACGAGCGACGTGTTGCCGATGAGATTGATGATACGCTGATCCTCCTTGAGCATTTTCCCGTCATCACCATTGGCAGGGGTGCTGATAAGAGAAATCTTCTCGTTTCCGAAGATGAACTTGCCCGGCGCGGGATTAAGATTTATCAGGTTGAACGGGGCGGTGACATCACCTATCATGGACCAGGACAACTTGTTGGTTATCCTGTTTTTCGTCTCCGTGAGGGGTTGGTTGGTGTGCGTAGGTTCGTGGAGAAAATTGAAGAGGTGCTGATTCAGGCGTTAGGAGAGTTCGGAATCGAGGCAGGAGCAAAGGAGAGAATGGTGGGTGTCTGGGTAGGGGAGAAAAAGATTGCCTCAATTGGAATCGCGGTTAAAAACAGGGTGACAATGCACGGATTCGCCCTGAATGTCGGGTCGGATTTAAATGGATTTCAATTGATTAATCCCTGTGGTCTTTCATCACAGGAGATGACCGCAATGCAATTGGT
The window above is part of the candidate division WOR-3 bacterium genome. Proteins encoded here:
- the lpdA gene encoding dihydrolipoyl dehydrogenase, which produces MKKIADVAVIGAGPAGYVAAIRLAQLGKKVVVIEEAKVGGVCLNWGCIPVKALLHSASIIRNALEARLMGIGFNPPTIDFVSLGSWKGRIVERLGRGIEFLFKNNGVELIRGRAKVLSPGKVLVMTPEEVEIQAKNIIVATGSEPLPLPGYEFDHQRIIDSSDALNLVELPKSIVIVGAGAVGLEFATIFQRLGVKVTVLEVCDQILPGIDREIAVLLQRELEREGVEFRLNAKGVRCQKENGGVDVLWDVNEEENKQHADKVLIAVGRKPRSTGLGLEEAGVKMDERGFIITHDNFETDAEGVFAIGDVRGGPLLAHKAMYEGLCLAEGIGQGVFSSSTTCPNVIYTDPECASVGLTATEAEKQRLKVKVVKVPANAIGRSLTLGKPSGLCKVVAEERSGRILGVHILAPQADVLIAEGTLAVELGLTAADMGRVIHPHPTMSELLFEAAHLLLGSAIHILNR
- the lipB gene encoding lipoyl(octanoyl) transferase LipB; the encoded protein is MAVLIELGRVDYLEALKIQREIHERRVADEIDDTLILLEHFPVITIGRGADKRNLLVSEDELARRGIKIYQVERGGDITYHGPGQLVGYPVFRLREGLVGVRRFVEKIEEVLIQALGEFGIEAGAKERMVGVWVGEKKIASIGIAVKNRVTMHGFALNVGSDLNGFQLINPCGLSSQEMTAMQLVLKDGGEVQMKEVRGAVRRGFEKVFGIVFNRISRAV